ATGATGCaaggacatgtttttttctccttctatTAAATAAGACACGTtggtgctatatatatatatatatttacctacatatatatatatatatatggagagagagtgaataaaaaacgtatacatatagatatatatatataaacagagTGTCAAACTCCTTCTGGAAACCTCGTGGAACAGAAGAGCCAGAGAGTAATAGACTACACAGAGTCTACAGAGGCAGGAGGTGTACAAGCATTAATATATAGacaaaatatatacagtgtgtacaaaACATCTATGTATAAATCTCTTACATACAAAAATAGTTTAATATATTTCCCCCccaaaatagttttgttttgttttttaatccgAGACTTGGAAGCATCGTTTTGTTGGACTTTGACTGAAGGGTTGATTTTCTTTAGCATAGTTTAGTTAAAGGcgttaaataatgtttttataataattaaatgtgctGCAGAAGAGCgggattttctgtttttttttttgtttgttttttaatataaaggGCAAATGCGCAGAAGTTTGGATTCCCACGCGGGGAagtccatcttcttcttcttctttttgttttttaatcctttGGCGCTGATTCTCTGGCCTggtttcttctctctctttctctagaGTCTCCAGGACGTTCTGTCCAAGTCTCTGTCTCTAAACAGCGCGTGAGCAGAGGCGAGAGCGCGCAGTGTTCGTGCAGTGAGTGCGTCACGTCGTGGAGGACACCAGCCTCCACCAGGACCATCACAAGCGCACGACAACAGGGACGAGGTTGATACAAGCGTctgtggagaagaagaggaaagagacaACGATAAGTGACTGTTttgggttttggtttttttttttattataacagAGTGTGATGTGCGcgtggttgccatggcagctCCTCTTACCTCACACGGATGCTCAGAACCAGTTGGTGAAGTCTAgcagctcctgctcctctggACTCAGCGGGTCGTACGAGCCCTCGTCAGACGAGTACGAGGACACGGGAGAGCCCGCCATCGAGTTCATGTCCGCGGAGTATCCCTGCGACATGCTGGGCGACAGCACGCCGGACTGGAAGGCGGCGCTGACGGCGTCGTGCTcgtccagcagctgctgcagcgcgCGGATGTACTCCACCGCGGAGCGCAGCGTCTCCACCTTGCTCATCTTCTTGTTGGCGGCGCCGTTGGGCACGTGCTCCCGCAGTGTGGCGAAGCCGTTGTTCACCAGCTTGACGCGGTTGCGCTCGCGCTCGTTGCGGCGCGCCACGGCGtgcggctgctgctgcggcaGCGTGTAGCTGAAGCCGGCGAAGTTCAGCCGCCGCTTGCAGCGCAGCAGCTCCGGCGAGGTGGAGCGCTGCCGCTTGGGCGGCTTGGACGCGGACTTGCCGCCGCCCtggctgccgctgctgccgctgctgctgccgctgccgcacGGACTCAGCTGGACGCTCTGCGCCGCGGCGGAGAAGAAGCAGGCGGGCGGCatgagatgctgctgctgctgctgttggtgctgTTGGTGCTGGACGTTTATCTCCATCCTGACTGTGAAGTCCATTAAAAAACACGCGCATAAAAACGAAATCCAAAAGCACCAGGTCAGTGTGTCCCGCTCGTGCCGTTCACGTGTCGTTGACGCGCACTTGTTTTCAGAGTTGGGTGGTGGGGGATAATTCAGCGTCGCGCGCTCCTCAGAGCTTCTCTGAGTCCTCGAGGACAGACGCCACTGCTTTTCAATGCCGTCTCCGCACGGAGCAGTGGGCTGGCCACGCCCTCCTGTCGCGTGGATCCACCTTGGGCTCCTGCGCCGGTGCCGGTGTGTTGCGCGCGCCGGACGCGTGCCACTTGAAGCACTAAacaaacagagtgtgtgtttttatctttccctggtgtgtgtgtgtgtgtgtggaaagttTCCACTGGAATCGTTTAATCACAACAGAgaagtttcttttgttttgcttttcttcctaaaaaaaagacttttttttccagaaataaCAGATTTTCATGTCATTTCGTGACAGAAAAAAGCCTGGCTGcatttttgcatcttttatttttttaatgttgatttgAAACACAAAAGCAACATGCTTTACATAAAGCAACATTTGTTTAGAGGAAGCACTCATTAGATtcttgttttttacatttacatttattagttaataaaaatgaaaaaatacacagttaaaaggataaaaaaaaaagtaaatgatcttgtgtttttcttcactgtgtgtCTATAAATCATCtcagtgtggttttattttcatattacCATCTTAATCTGGTCTGTGTTTGGATCCTGGAGCAGGATCAGGAGTGCGTCTGgacgttttatttatttatttatttattttaaacaacaacaaataaactgtCTTTTCTGTGCGCGTGCAAGAACAGAGGGaaatgtgtggttttctttGCAATTTTATTCCGTGTTTATGCGCAGATTTATGAAGGCGCTGTTTTTCGGCTCGTGCGCAAGTGTTCCTGTCCCTGAGCGTCATGATGATGTGCGCGTGCGTTTTTGTATTTGGTTCCTCGTTTTCTGacacaaaacactgaccttgtcaggaccagtttagtcctcatggagaccaaaacctggtcccaaagAGGAACCGGTTTACTAATTGACTAGTGTTGAACTGAATTGGTGGTAGTTatatggttaaagttagtgttagtaattatggttaagtttaTATGTCTCCAAATGAATGGGAGCAGTTTTCATTATGGTGCTCATGTTTTTTCAAGTTCTACGCACGAGATTATTCTGTCTCTTACTCCgggtctcgctctctctccctcattctctgcgcgtgtgtgtgcgcgtgtgtgttctCCTTTACCACCGTGCACGCGCCTCCTGAGTCGTGGATTGTTACAGGTTGTGCAGTTTCTCAGTGTTGGCGGTGGCATTCACAgccagcgctgctgctgctgctgcctaaTATAACACCCACCCACACTCTGACCCCCACCATCACTTTCCTTCAgttcctcccccctcctcacctcctctctctctctcacacacacacacacactccctccctccgtGTTTTTTTTCGGCGCAGCAAGAGAGTTTAGAAAAGAAGCGTGGGTTCTtttcagcctcctcctcctcctcctcttcaccagCTCTGAAACCAATCCACGGCCTGTCAGTCACTCTGTGCTGCCACAGTCCAATTAGcgctttgtgaggacacacacacacacacacacacacacacacacacacacacacactatttaaaGGGGTTTCCCAGTCAGAGCTGAGTGTAATAATTAATATGACATCTCAGCCTCTGCTCCACtttcaccactttctttctcttttcttcaggAAGGATCGTTGTTGTTGAGCAAAAATCAGTTCATAAACTCATTTGTCAACtctactttgtgtttttttaaataattaaaagtaatttatctgtgttttaatgttcttaaatgtgactatttccGGGTTgctaaaaatgaatcattttgtttataaaaacatcattttgagttttggggattttttttttgtggacaactaatcgattaatcgagataATAACCAAGAGATGGATTGATTATTGCAGCCCTATTTATACtatacattcattttacaaCACTACAGTGACACCTACTGGTGAGGACGTTGATGAAAACACCACTTTGAGTTTCTTGGAAActtttgtcaacattttatggacaaataaTCACTTAATCAAGATAATGATcgagattatgaaaataactgttagttgcagccctacattcATTTTACAAGGGAACACTACAGTGACACCTACTGGTGAAGACTTTGATATAGCtttaaaatatgtacatttcaAGTACATAGACAAATCGTTTAACTCAATAGATAATTAATCTATTACTAAAGTCCTGGTCAACTTAGGTGTAGGTGTTTTggtaataattacatttttttttaattctgcttcgttaatgtgactattttctggtttctttgcagcaaAACTGAAtaagtttggtttttttggacaaaacaagacatttgaaaatatcatcattgttgaaagttgttttttttaatcaaattttgttTATGATCAACAGGTGCAATAAAAACTGTCTATAAAATAACATTGCAAGTCCAGCATTGCTCAATCTACTTTATGACATAAGTACAACAGTTtctaaatgaaaacactaaGACAGAAACTGTATTCTTCTAGAATGAGAGTTGTGGTCAACGCTATTGTTTCTATgacaaaatattataaaaatattgtaaaGATACAAAATTAACAGAAACCGTTTTTGACTTTGATTCTTTCTGTGATGGACTTTTGTCTCCACTGACATATCTCTGTAAACAGCGCCGTCTTCTGGTCGAAAGGCCTGTGTCTGTTTTCCCCTCATGAAAGTTGTGATGGAGCAGCGCCCTCCAGAGGACAACAAtggaaacacacgcacacaaaaagtGTAACTGATTTATAATATGCTGTGTATATGCAAGCATATTATAAATCagtattttttacaaaataaatggaaatctaatataaaaaacaagttGTGCATGAtctcaaaatctttttttttttttttacctcctactgtttatttttgcacaaacCAGACCTAACTAAgagataaatgataaataactTAATCTCATCATTCATTTTGGCTGTAAACAGTACATtatataaagaaagaaaaaaggacgtCCAAGAAGCTGATAAGCATCCAGAATCAATAcgttaaatacaaaatatatcaGGTTAAAAATACCTGTAATTTTCATCGTTGTATTCGCGTATATATGAAATACTTCTTAATAAAGcgcaaaaaaaaatacagctgtGGGGACGTTTGCGAAATTAACCATTTGTCCTTACTGAGCTTCCGTAGAAAGCACATCAcgtggttttatttattacgGAGCAGTGCTTGCACATGCTACCTGAGTTAACACCTTTAGTTTTTTTAACGTGCGGGCTCTGGAATTATTCGTCAGAACAAACGCTGCGTTTTAATAAATTCATCTTACGTTCACGGTAAATGTGGCGTCTTAGCTGTCGCCacgcagagcagagcagagcggaGCGGAGCTAACGGTGGCTAGGCTAACTGTTAGCTCGTGAGCTAACTTCAGTGAAGTTAAAGGCGAATTAGTGATTTTAACAGTTGTAACTATGAGGTCTTTAAATTACGTCCAGCGGGTCAGTTTGGATTTTACCGGAACGTTGTTTCCTCACGCGATTTGTCTCGGAGACGCGGACAACGACACGGTAATCAAGCTAACTTCAACTTTTGACTTCGATAAAATCCTACTCTTGTCATACAAAGGGTTATTTATCCCCTCctgacttttgtttattttattttattgtacgTGTCATCTTAGTAATAATTAAATCAGCCATTTGACGTGTATCTaatttgtaaaagaaaagaatttgTGATATACTGCAGACATTTATGGACACAATTAGTCTTAATTATTTATCTCTTACAAGTAATCACTGTCTAAATTAAGTTCTAGTGAGTATTATGGTAATAAAATACTCAAGTTTAAAGTgttagttcagttttttttagagTTAAATAGTTGCTGATGTATTTGCTCGTCTTTGACAGTTTTACTTTGTggacaaatcaaaacatttgaatttttttgcCACTTATGGAGAAAACTACCAACTAATTAATTGAAAAAAGTGAACGACCCATCATTTAGTTGTAATATCAATTTGCAGCTAGAGTTTTGACCACATTACAGCAGTTTAGGTTTGTTATTCAGCAGTTGTGTATAGTATAAAGAGCATAAACAAGTATTTTTATTGTCGTTGCAGTTGAACGAGCTGATTGTCGGAGACACCAGCGGGAAACTGCTCGTGTACAAGAACGACGACTGTAAACCCTGGATCACGAGGACGTGTGTGGGCATGGTCAGTAACGTCACGTGATCGATGGGAAGAAaatgagtgttgttttttggtaGTGTATCTTTGATTCTTTCACGCGTTGTGTTTGCAGCTCACCTGTGTCGCCGTTGGAGACGTGTGCAACAAAGGAAAGGTGAGGAAACACTCCGTATTTTCTGGGTTTGGGTAACAAcatttgatcaacattttctaaacatctgtgttttgtCAGAACTTGGTGGTCGCCGTGGGCGCAGAGGGCTGGTTTCACCTCTTTGACCTGACGACCTCGTCTGCCAGCAAATCAGATACCAGCAGTCAACACGAGTCCCTGTCCTCCGAGGACCAGAGGCCGCTCTTCACCCAACACATTCCCGCCAACACCAAAGTCATCCTCATCAGTGACATCGGTGAATCGTCTGCTCTCTGCACCACCGCGTCTCACACGTGCGtgtcctctgtgctgtgttgttggaCGTGAccactgtactgtgtgtgtgtagatggaGACGGACGCTGTGAGCTGGTCGTGGGCTACACGGACCGCGTGGTGCGAGCTTTCCGGTGGGAGGAGCCAACTGAGGGGTCTGACCTGGGGTCAGGTCAGCTGGTTCTGCTGAAGAAATGGCTTCTGGAGGGACAGGTACGCTGGACTCTCCTTGTTCTCaatatcattcattcatagggCTACGTTTAAATAAAAGAACCCAACATTTTGTGATTCATATCTTCTTTTAAGGTCtgatttctgtcatttttcagcttcttaaatgtgaatattttctcgtttctgtcatttttcagcttcttaaatgtgaacattttctagttTGTTTGagtcgtgttgttgttgttgttgctgcaggtGGACAGTCTGTCAGTGAACCCAGGTCCAGAGGGTTTACCAGAGCTGATGGTGTCTCAGCCTGGCTGCGGCTACGCAATCCTGCTCTGCTCCTGGACACAACAGGACTCGTCGGGCTCCGGAGACGACGACCCGGCCACACCCGGCAGGTAGACTCTGTCGGTATACGCGCGAGTGCAAAGAGAACATGACGTTGTACAGATTGAGCTACGGTTGGTTACGGTCGGTTTTAACGTGGCAATTTCAGCTTTAACTCTTTCGTTTCTTTGCTCACAGCGACGGGCCGTCCAGAGACGTAGTTCTCCACCTGACCACTGGGCGGATACACAACAAGAACGTTTCCACTCATCTCATCGGCAGCGTCAGTAAAGGTGCCGGTAAACATGTTCTTTGTTTGCGCTGCGTTCCTTTTAcgaaaaaataaaactgtattgtgtttaatttttaaccGTTTATTACGAGTAAGGTGCTTTTAAGATTTttgattaaaacatgatttttgaCACTAggtctctcttctttttttaatcaggttCAAAAGAGGAATCTTCAAAATGTGGCCTCTTTGCTCTCTGTACTTTAGACGGTCAGTCATTAATTATGAGTTTTCAGTTGTAAAATATCAgcatattatgtttttttttacctctcatgtgttttgttaaagGTACTTTAAAGTTAATGAACAGCTCGGAGCAGCTGCTGTGGTCAGTGCAGGTGGATCATCAGCTCTTTGCGCTGCAGAAGCTCGACGTCACTGTAAGTTCATGCACTCGCTCGCTCACCTGCCGTTTTATTAGGTACGCCCGCTCAAAAACAAGTCCTGTCCCAGATCATGGCCATGTTTTGATCACTTTTCCCTTAAGCTTTatcaaatatgtaaaataacaatgtgaaaaaaacccaaaaaactgattttagatGAGTAgaatgtcacatgtcacataaGGGAATAATTCAAAGGTATAAGGGACTAAATTaaataaagggaaaaacaaGCCTTAGAGGAATAGTTGGTTAAGTTTGTAAAAAGTTGGATGTTCTGAAtgaaaatgtccatatttagggttttgtcactttggaatattttgacctttttgtgtttaatgtgtatGTGAAAATATAAACGTGCTACGGGACGCTCGCCGTGGTCTGTCTGGTTTCCAGGGCGACGGCAGGGAGGAGGTGGTTGCATGCGCGTGGGATGGTCAGACGTACATCATCGACCACAACCGCTCCGTGGTTCGCTTCCAGTTCGACGAGAATGTCAACGCGTTCTGTGCAGGTGAGACACATGCcgtcatttttaaatatcctgtttgtttttgtttctttggtaAATAATGTCCTCCCCCACGACGGAAGTATTTGCTCAACCACGCTTAAAACGTGACGTATGAAATAAACCTAATCTAAACATgcacaaatttaaatattccaCGTAATGCGTTTATGATGGGAGAAAAATCTGTCATCTATAGTTTCCTTTGgctttaaattgttattatttcccAGAATTTGTTCAGTTGTTTTGCATCCTAGTGCCTCAGCATCAAATGTTTACATCATAGTCGTTCACATGCATTCAAACGCCATCGTTCTgacaccagcaggtggcagcagtgaGTTAAAGATAACCCCCTCCAGTCTGTCGCTGTTGtacctttctcctcctcctgtcctttCAAATCCTCCTGCTGTGTCGCAGTAATGGAAACTAGGCTTGTTtcatctgtcatttatttattctacacatagatcattattattagtagtagtagtattcaGGCTACAGAGGATTCCTCATGTGTTCATTAGGATTCACACACACCGGGCGTCTCCTCATATCACGTCACATCACTGTGATGCATgtgaatgatgatgtttttacgCGTGCTTTCAGGTCAGTACACGTGTAAGGAGGGTAAAAACAGCCCGTGCCTCGTCTACGTCAGCTTCAACAACAAGATCCACATCTACTGGAAGGTGAACCTGGAGCGCATGGAGTCCACCAACCTGCTGCGAGTGCTGGAGGAGAAACCCGGCTTCAGAGACCACATGAAGGCGCTGGGAGTCGGTGAGTTAgttcaccactcactcactcactcgcgcTTGTGTGACGTAAACACACGTCACAGTTAATGATTGAGACGATGGAGTGCAGTTGCGGCGAAGCGCAGGGAAATCCGAGGGAACGTCGCGggggagttcataatctgcgCTTTAATGCAGCCAAGTTTGCACAAAcagactttccagcatttaacAGGTGCCGTTCCACCGCGTACTCGCGTCTCGTTGGAACCGCTTTATTGGCTCTAATTTTCACACGggaataaatgataataaaaaagcaaGGAGTGTATATGTGATTCCATCTTGACCTCTGTTCTCCATTCCTTTTTTAATGGGAAGTTTTccaaaagacacatttcatattttccGTGAAACAAAAGCTACAACACAGCATTCCCTTTCCTCAAAACCTCGCAAAAGAAAAAGGTTCTGGcgagaacaagaagaaaaggaagaaaaagaaacccgATGAATGTCTGAAGTTCCTGTTTTGATCTTTAATCTCAGCCTCAGCGGGCGCTAACGATGACATCACCAACCCAAACACAAGATATAACGATTAAAGCGAGGCATTGGAAAACAACTGGGTCgcatatcggacagataaaaacgTAAAATCTGATAAAAATCCTAGTTACGTATAACTCGAGGTACTCGGTTATCGGACGCACGTTTCCTGCATGTGACGCGTTGCCGTGAAACCAAGAAGTGGGCACCGTTCAGAACGCCTTCTCAAATGTTCTAGTTTTATTGTCAAtgttacataacacacacacacagagagagtagCGTAGCGTCTCCACCACGCCTGTGCCACATTTGTGTTCTCCCTCCCACAGATGCCGAGGACCCGGCAGCAGTGAGGTCACTGGTGGCCAATGTTCTCTATGAGGATTCACAGACGTAGCACAGGACAACACTCCCTGTACACTTGCTGTAAATAGTTTGGTGAATAAACCCGGTGACCCTCGTGTGTCtcccaggctgctgctgctgctgctcccaggctcctcttgttgttgtttgtgctcTCTGCAGCCTCACGCGTCGGGCTCAGGTTTCCAATCCGCTGTAAACACAGCTACGAGTGCATCCACACGGACGGAGGATGTAAACAGATCACCAGAAACGGGTCCTATTCAGCTGATTGTGCTCCGTGCACTCCCTATGTAAGTTTTACTCTCACTTAAGTGTAAGTTTTGCCCTTTATTTTCCCCCTTTGGACCGCGTTTTCTAacgggaaactgaagtttcgACCCATTTacgctcctgcaccaaagcccattgatAAAACTGGTGTTTTTAGCCTGTGCGAGAACACAGGGGGTATTGGTCCAAGTGCTGCCCcttgtggtcagtttgtgtcacttttgtaaatccgaacaaaggatttcaaatgccgaattaaTAAAATACCACATGGGAACTCAGtggtggaggcagaagtggatcggCAACGTCCGTGTGCCTTAAATGTTAAAACCTTAAAATTGCTggttttctcaatgggctttggtgcagcgGGAGTGAGTCGCTCTacattttttaagaaaaacctCCCAGATCGTACATTATGATGTGAGGTTCAAGAGGGTAAtgcttcttcttcatgttttgCGTAACCTTTGCGaagaaattataaaatataaatgaccaTTTAAATGAATGGGGAGAAATAATAAAAGGTAGATTTTTGCATGGGAGGCAAAAAGTACTGGACAGATTCTCATTTTGGAGGATTATTTGATGTTGAGGCAACCGAATTCTATGATTTCTGTTCTCTGTTGATTTCCAGTGGGGTTTTTGTAGTTTGTGGCCATTTTCTTTTGCTTAGAAAAGCCACTGCACACCAATACAATATTTAAGGATAAACGGGCGAACACCGCGTCAAGAAAAGTCTgtataaagtcatttaaagcCACCCGTTCTTTGGGAGCACTTAATTGAGTTCCCGCTGTCTCCACCGGCGGCCGCGTTtgttgtgaaataaaacatttcatttccataACCCTGTGAAATGTGCTGACGCTTAGATTGGTGCAGACAGTAAATTGAATCCCAGAGCCGCAGATGCTCATGCAAATGCCTGCCTCCCCTCCTCTCAATGCTGCATCCAAatcaaaaccacacacatatataattcAGTCGCTCACTCGACTAAGCGGAGAAGACTGGAGTGTGTTTTGGAGGAGGCCGTTTATCCACAATCACGCGGTCTCTGCTCGGATTTTTTCCTTTTGCTCCTGGACTCCGTTCAGACCCTTTCCGCCGTAAACACCGTAGTCCTGACAAACGGGACTGATTGTGAATCCCGCCCG
The nucleotide sequence above comes from Solea senegalensis isolate Sse05_10M linkage group LG3, IFAPA_SoseM_1, whole genome shotgun sequence. Encoded proteins:
- the ascl1a gene encoding achaete-scute homolog 1a, coding for MDFTVRMEINVQHQQHQQQQQQHLMPPACFFSAAAQSVQLSPCGSGSSSGSSGSQGGGKSASKPPKRQRSTSPELLRCKRRLNFAGFSYTLPQQQPHAVARRNERERNRVKLVNNGFATLREHVPNGAANKKMSKVETLRSAVEYIRALQQLLDEHDAVSAAFQSGVLSPSMSQGYSADMNSMAGSPVSSYSSDEGSYDPLSPEEQELLDFTNWF
- the itfg2 gene encoding KICSTOR complex protein ITFG2, which produces MRSLNYVQRVSLDFTGTLFPHAICLGDADNDTLNELIVGDTSGKLLVYKNDDCKPWITRTCVGMLTCVAVGDVCNKGKNLVVAVGAEGWFHLFDLTTSSASKSDTSSQHESLSSEDQRPLFTQHIPANTKVILISDIDGDGRCELVVGYTDRVVRAFRWEEPTEGSDLGSGQLVLLKKWLLEGQVDSLSVNPGPEGLPELMVSQPGCGYAILLCSWTQQDSSGSGDDDPATPGSDGPSRDVVLHLTTGRIHNKNVSTHLIGSVSKGSKEESSKCGLFALCTLDGTLKLMNSSEQLLWSVQVDHQLFALQKLDVTGDGREEVVACAWDGQTYIIDHNRSVVRFQFDENVNAFCAGQYTCKEGKNSPCLVYVSFNNKIHIYWKVNLERMESTNLLRVLEEKPGFRDHMKALGVDAEDPAAVRSLVANVLYEDSQT